One Tolypothrix bouteillei VB521301 DNA window includes the following coding sequences:
- a CDS encoding DUF5895 domain-containing protein, which produces MKPSAKFDFEDEKYSARASQVIPWCQMINPRYGTEGLQPYGLAIKLDNAHAVGFQSDRSWQQIEHEFSSGVETVFMTTTPRVVIVRRGPLSVKDRETGIKLGTLKDNYDAFLADKLKFKTFTRYLIYLVGEDKKFLHETPLQLTLNGAAGASFSKSYCEYQQGRITSGFLAELEKAYAGYRRLPVTPKGPLFHAHGIFCPIINCEERGIEPNTVLVASTVDYKHPTVSTLTDYLIASDAEESGVICKTFEEYKEFGKDTAKVETSKMAMAGVSNSSYVYPDEDDFAYPPY; this is translated from the coding sequence ATGAAACCATCTGCAAAATTCGACTTTGAGGACGAGAAGTATAGCGCAAGAGCTTCTCAAGTCATTCCTTGGTGTCAGATGATCAATCCTCGGTATGGCACAGAGGGCTTACAACCCTATGGATTAGCGATTAAGCTAGATAATGCTCATGCAGTTGGCTTTCAAAGCGATCGCTCCTGGCAGCAAATAGAGCATGAATTTAGTTCTGGAGTTGAAACGGTCTTTATGACCACAACTCCACGCGTAGTCATAGTCAGGCGAGGACCTTTATCTGTCAAAGACCGAGAGACTGGAATCAAATTAGGAACACTCAAAGATAATTACGATGCTTTTTTAGCAGACAAACTTAAATTTAAAACATTTACTCGCTATTTAATTTATTTAGTAGGGGAAGATAAAAAGTTTTTACACGAGACGCCATTACAATTAACTCTTAATGGTGCAGCAGGAGCAAGTTTTAGTAAAAGCTACTGCGAGTATCAACAAGGTAGGATAACAAGCGGATTTCTCGCTGAATTAGAAAAAGCTTATGCTGGATATCGTCGTCTACCCGTAACACCTAAAGGTCCTCTCTTTCACGCTCACGGGATTTTTTGCCCAATCATAAACTGCGAAGAAAGAGGAATTGAACCAAATACAGTTTTAGTGGCTTCAACAGTGGATTACAAACATCCCACAGTTTCTACACTCACAGATTATCTCATTGCTTCTGATGCTGAGGAATCTGGAGTGATTTGTAAAACTTTTGAAGAATATAAAGAGTTTGGCAAGGATACGGCAAAAGTAGAAACATCTAAAATGGCAATGGCAGGAGTTTCAAATTCCTCCTACGTCTATCCTGATGAAGATGACTTTGCTTATCCACCATACTAG
- a CDS encoding lipoxygenase family protein produces MTASSQDNSINVPNADNLDIARQEYQYSYTHIPPLAMVDRLPPAEDFASAWYFLLAQQVRGLFVNTLITNRGNRGSESIRDDVRLFILEVLLKGAIPFQTNIIVKVLQIVPQILAQGISRDYRELDDLLFSILKDSGITILKDSLNKVIELLYEGQPTGRPTSLNDYEKLFPVLGVPAIATTFQDDEVFAYMRVAGYNPVIIERVSSPGDRFPVTEEHYQVVMGTDDSLAAAGEEGRLYLTDYGILEGTIGGTFPYYQKYLYAPLALFALPKGSDPNRLLRPIAIQCGQTPGPDYPIVTPNSGKYAWLFAKTVVQIADANVHEAVTHLARTHLFVGAFVLATHRQLLRTHPLSVLLRPHFEGTLAINDAAQRALIAPGGGVDRLLSATIDNSRVLAVYGLQSYSFNNAILPKQFKQRGVEDPNLLPVYPYRDDALLVWNAIHQWVSSYVNLYYSTNEDIQKDAALQAWVAEARSYDGGRVFDFGEDGGIKTREYLADALTLIIFTASAQHAAVNFPQKSLMGYAAAVPLAGYAPASTLTKEVSEEDYLKLLAPLDQAQRQYNLLALLSAVYYNKLGEYPQGHFTNPQVQPLLQEFQSNLKQVEATINQRNLKRPIYNYLLPSKIPQSINI; encoded by the coding sequence ATGACTGCTTCATCACAAGATAATTCGATAAATGTCCCAAATGCAGATAATCTGGACATAGCTAGGCAAGAATACCAATATAGCTACACCCATATCCCACCTCTGGCTATGGTGGATCGGCTACCTCCAGCAGAAGATTTTGCAAGTGCCTGGTACTTTTTGTTGGCTCAGCAAGTTAGGGGACTATTTGTTAATACTCTAATTACTAACCGAGGAAATCGCGGCTCCGAGTCGATCCGTGATGATGTGAGATTGTTTATCCTGGAAGTATTGCTGAAAGGAGCAATACCTTTCCAAACCAACATTATTGTTAAAGTTTTACAAATTGTCCCTCAGATTTTAGCTCAAGGTATATCTCGAGATTACCGAGAACTCGACGATCTGTTATTTTCTATCCTCAAAGACAGCGGCATCACAATTCTTAAAGATTCTTTAAACAAAGTTATTGAGCTTTTGTACGAAGGACAACCAACTGGACGCCCTACCAGTTTGAATGATTACGAAAAGTTATTCCCAGTGCTGGGAGTCCCCGCGATCGCAACAACATTCCAAGACGATGAAGTGTTTGCCTATATGCGAGTTGCAGGGTACAATCCCGTAATCATTGAGCGAGTCAGCAGTCCTGGCGATCGTTTTCCAGTCACAGAAGAACATTACCAGGTGGTGATGGGAACTGATGATTCCCTTGCAGCAGCCGGAGAAGAAGGAAGGCTCTACTTAACAGATTATGGAATTTTAGAAGGAACGATCGGCGGGACATTCCCGTACTATCAAAAATACCTTTACGCTCCCTTAGCACTTTTTGCATTACCCAAAGGCTCTGACCCCAACCGTCTGCTGCGCCCGATAGCCATTCAATGCGGTCAAACTCCCGGTCCAGATTATCCGATCGTCACCCCTAACTCCGGTAAGTATGCTTGGCTGTTTGCCAAAACCGTTGTCCAGATAGCAGATGCCAATGTCCACGAAGCTGTCACTCACCTAGCCAGAACACACTTATTCGTTGGTGCTTTTGTACTTGCAACCCATCGCCAACTTCTCCGCACCCATCCTTTAAGCGTACTTCTGCGTCCTCATTTCGAGGGAACCTTAGCAATTAACGATGCAGCCCAACGAGCTTTGATTGCTCCTGGTGGTGGAGTTGATAGATTGCTTTCAGCAACCATCGATAACTCTCGGGTTTTAGCGGTGTACGGGTTGCAAAGTTACAGTTTCAATAATGCCATCCTACCAAAGCAATTTAAGCAGCGAGGCGTGGAAGATCCCAATCTATTGCCCGTATATCCTTACCGAGATGATGCACTTTTGGTTTGGAATGCCATTCATCAATGGGTTTCGAGTTACGTAAACCTTTACTACTCCACTAATGAGGACATTCAAAAAGACGCAGCCCTTCAAGCATGGGTTGCTGAAGCCCGATCTTACGATGGCGGTCGCGTGTTTGATTTTGGTGAAGATGGAGGTATCAAGACACGAGAATATCTAGCAGATGCCCTTACGCTGATTATTTTCACAGCCAGCGCTCAACATGCTGCGGTTAACTTTCCCCAGAAAAGTCTCATGGGTTACGCAGCTGCCGTACCACTAGCAGGTTACGCACCAGCCTCAACTCTCACTAAGGAAGTGAGTGAAGAAGACTATCTCAAATTGCTCGCACCCCTAGATCAAGCACAAAGGCAGTATAATTTACTGGCTTTGCTGAGTGCTGTTTACTATAACAAACTCGGTGAATACCCGCAAGGACACTTTACAAATCCACAAGTCCAACCTTTACTACAGGAATTTCAGAGCAATCTCAAGCAGGTTGAAGCAACTATCAATCAGCGCAATTTGAAACGCCCAATCTATAATTATTTGCTGCCTTCCAAAATTCCCCAGAGCATTAATATTTAG
- a CDS encoding cytochrome P450, giving the protein MANKDQILQAHERQIWLSGILARVGYNSPIGRLLRLWAYYMDAFIILGAWTDFLYIRRDNIGEKFFAVDQAIMHTSHSKVRELMHVEPQVRGNDLGIIRMLAPSYLLNNPLSLGMNGNEHTGARAIFLQALPEPSEHAEVLGYLVDRSLAKAAIQGQVHIGNDLPKMLLEILHQLVFEISLSEPEITASRNYISGLVLASLPNFISQYLLAFRTFPNIQHRKRLTERYKQSPRWESYLETGSQYQLNAHQVANTVFDMIHIAGTAGTSALLGSVIGVLCLDETLRNDVVSEVNAVWDGTDTPSGDALEQLTLTHKVILETARMYPPVRFVSQLTTEGGEVEIGGRRCPFQRGTRLLGSIFTANRDANRYSNPDNFDVTRDFSDIVSWNGAGHERACPGRSLSIGIVKMFCLYLFKKYQWNSFTQVKWDFEKVTAVTPNDLVLQGFTHR; this is encoded by the coding sequence ATGGCCAACAAAGATCAAATCCTCCAAGCTCACGAGCGCCAAATTTGGCTTTCAGGTATTCTTGCCAGAGTTGGTTACAACAGTCCCATTGGCAGGCTTCTCCGCTTGTGGGCTTATTATATGGATGCTTTTATCATTCTCGGTGCATGGACAGACTTTCTTTACATCCGCAGGGACAATATTGGCGAGAAATTTTTTGCAGTAGACCAGGCAATTATGCATACCTCTCACTCCAAGGTGAGGGAACTCATGCACGTTGAGCCTCAAGTGAGGGGAAATGATTTAGGCATCATTAGAATGTTAGCTCCTAGCTACCTGCTAAACAATCCACTTAGTTTGGGAATGAACGGTAACGAGCATACAGGAGCTCGTGCCATATTTTTGCAAGCTTTACCAGAACCATCAGAACACGCAGAAGTATTGGGGTATTTAGTAGATCGATCGCTAGCAAAGGCTGCCATACAGGGACAAGTACATATCGGCAATGATTTGCCAAAGATGTTACTTGAGATTTTGCATCAACTTGTTTTCGAGATTTCATTATCTGAGCCCGAAATTACGGCATCCCGTAATTACATTAGCGGGCTAGTACTTGCGTCCTTACCAAATTTCATCAGTCAGTATTTGCTTGCATTTAGAACTTTTCCTAACATCCAACATCGAAAGCGTTTGACCGAGCGATACAAACAATCTCCGAGATGGGAATCTTACCTAGAAACAGGTAGCCAGTATCAGTTGAACGCACACCAAGTTGCTAACACTGTTTTCGATATGATCCATATTGCTGGAACTGCAGGTACCAGCGCTCTTTTGGGATCTGTCATTGGTGTTCTGTGTCTGGATGAGACCTTAAGAAATGATGTCGTGTCTGAAGTGAATGCTGTGTGGGATGGTACAGACACCCCTAGTGGAGATGCTCTAGAACAGTTAACACTCACCCATAAAGTTATTCTGGAAACAGCTCGCATGTATCCACCCGTGCGATTTGTCAGCCAACTCACTACCGAGGGGGGTGAGGTTGAGATCGGAGGGCGCAGGTGTCCCTTCCAAAGAGGAACTCGTTTGCTCGGATCGATCTTCACAGCAAATCGTGACGCCAACAGATACAGCAATCCAGATAACTTTGACGTTACGCGAGATTTTTCCGATATCGTATCTTGGAACGGAGCAGGACATGAGCGTGCTTGTCCCGGTAGATCCTTATCTATTGGGATAGTGAAAATGTTTTGTCTGTATCTGTTTAAAAAATATCAATGGAACTCCTTTACACAAGTCAAGTGGGATTTTGAAAAAGTGACTGCTGTTACTCCTAATGATTTAGTGCTGCAAGGATTTACTCATCGATAG
- a CDS encoding NupC/NupG family nucleoside CNT transporter, producing the protein MERAISALGLLVFIGISYAFSVNRRAVRWRTVAWGLGLEFVFALLILKTPSGLAAFKSLGDVVSSFLAFSDVGAKFVFGESYKDHLFAFQILPTIIFFSAFISVLYHYGILQWVVTGMAWVMMKTMKTSGSESLSCAGNVFLGPTESPLIVKPYVSTMTQSELFAVMTGGFATVAGGTLGAYLSFGLPTEHLIAAFFMTAPTSLVVAKLLYPETEVSDTAGQVRVEVKTNFVNVIDAATSGALEGVRLAVNVGVMIIAFLGLLAVVNALLGWLGTRIGLPQLSLEWILSFIMAPVAWLMGVPLADCAQVGALLGKKTILNEFIAYLDLKTLIEKGQISQRAIVIATYALCNFANVGSIGITIGGITGMAPNRQHDLARMGVRSMIGGLLAGFMTACIAGMLV; encoded by the coding sequence ATGGAACGCGCAATTTCTGCCTTGGGACTACTTGTTTTTATTGGGATATCCTACGCTTTTTCTGTCAATCGTCGTGCTGTCCGTTGGCGAACAGTAGCATGGGGACTGGGATTGGAGTTTGTATTTGCACTCTTGATTTTGAAAACTCCTAGTGGTTTGGCAGCATTTAAGTCTTTAGGTGATGTGGTCAGCAGTTTTTTAGCATTTTCAGACGTGGGAGCAAAGTTTGTTTTTGGCGAGAGTTATAAAGATCACTTGTTCGCATTTCAAATTCTGCCCACAATCATCTTTTTTTCTGCTTTCATTAGCGTCCTGTATCATTACGGGATTCTACAGTGGGTAGTGACTGGTATGGCTTGGGTGATGATGAAGACCATGAAAACTTCTGGTTCTGAGTCTTTGTCTTGTGCGGGTAACGTTTTTTTGGGACCAACTGAATCACCTTTGATAGTTAAGCCTTATGTCTCAACAATGACACAATCAGAACTGTTTGCGGTGATGACGGGTGGTTTTGCTACGGTGGCTGGTGGGACATTGGGAGCATACTTATCATTCGGTTTACCAACAGAACATCTTATAGCTGCTTTTTTTATGACAGCTCCGACATCTTTGGTTGTTGCGAAATTACTTTACCCAGAAACAGAAGTATCCGACACTGCGGGACAAGTGAGGGTAGAAGTCAAAACAAATTTTGTTAACGTCATTGATGCTGCGACTTCAGGGGCGCTTGAAGGCGTCAGGTTAGCGGTTAATGTGGGAGTGATGATTATTGCTTTCTTGGGTTTGTTAGCTGTAGTCAACGCATTACTTGGATGGTTGGGGACACGGATTGGATTGCCGCAACTTTCACTAGAATGGATTTTATCTTTTATTATGGCTCCTGTGGCTTGGTTGATGGGTGTGCCTTTGGCTGATTGCGCTCAAGTGGGAGCGTTGTTAGGTAAAAAGACTATTCTTAATGAATTCATTGCTTACTTAGATTTAAAGACTTTAATCGAGAAAGGTCAAATTTCTCAACGTGCGATCGTGATTGCTACTTACGCGTTATGCAATTTTGCTAATGTTGGATCTATCGGCATTACTATTGGTGGAATTACCGGAATGGCACCAAATCGCCAACACGATCTAGCTCGCATGGGTGTTAGATCGATGATTGGGGGATTGCTTGCAGGTTTTATGACTGCTTGTATTGCTGGAATGTTAGTTTAA
- a CDS encoding carbonic anhydrase, which produces MKYHSIDELLKNNQAWVAEKLALNSTYFEELARGQKPPYLYIGCSDSRLPLTNFTRTEPGELFVHRNIANQVSLTDINFLAVLEYAINHLEIEHIIVCGHYGCGGIKAALEGRTIGIIDNWVNPIRELYLQKQDEIDALPITEDRLNYLAELNVMAQVKNLYQTSIMRKALHEQKAPLVHGWVLDIGSGLIKDLQVSTSQWQLSPSCAIALSNLKVHIPILQSVQTLSLSLENL; this is translated from the coding sequence ATGAAGTATCACAGCATTGATGAACTTCTTAAAAACAACCAAGCTTGGGTTGCTGAAAAGCTAGCTCTAAACTCTACTTATTTTGAAGAGTTAGCACGGGGACAAAAACCACCCTATCTCTACATTGGTTGTTCTGACAGTCGTTTGCCTTTAACTAATTTTACACGTACAGAACCTGGAGAATTATTTGTTCACCGTAATATTGCCAATCAAGTCTCTCTCACAGATATTAACTTCTTAGCTGTTCTTGAGTACGCAATAAACCATCTTGAAATCGAACACATTATTGTTTGCGGTCATTACGGCTGTGGTGGAATCAAAGCGGCGTTAGAAGGAAGAACAATAGGAATTATTGATAATTGGGTGAATCCAATACGAGAACTCTATTTGCAAAAACAAGACGAAATTGATGCTTTACCAATAACAGAAGATCGTTTGAATTACCTAGCAGAACTCAATGTAATGGCACAAGTGAAAAATCTGTACCAAACTTCCATCATGCGTAAAGCACTTCACGAACAAAAAGCACCGTTGGTTCATGGTTGGGTCTTAGATATCGGTAGCGGGTTAATTAAAGATTTGCAAGTCTCTACTTCACAATGGCAGTTAAGCCCTTCGTGTGCGATCGCACTCAGCAATCTCAAAGTTCACATTCCTATTCTTCAGTCCGTTCAGACTCTATCACTGTCTCTCGAAAATCTTTAA
- a CDS encoding nucleotidyltransferase family protein, producing MKRSQVLEIIAAHREQLQAMGVKSLDLFGSVARDEAKAGSDIDFLIEFNRPVGLFEFIEVRLYLEDLLGYPVDMGTLDALRENFREPVLEDIIRAF from the coding sequence ATGAAGCGATCGCAAGTTTTGGAAATTATTGCCGCACACCGAGAGCAGTTGCAGGCAATGGGTGTAAAATCGTTGGATTTATTTGGCTCAGTAGCGCGAGATGAAGCTAAGGCTGGCAGCGATATTGATTTTTTGATTGAATTTAATCGTCCTGTAGGATTATTTGAGTTTATTGAAGTGCGACTTTATTTAGAAGATTTATTAGGGTACCCTGTAGATATGGGTACATTAGATGCTCTGCGAGAAAACTTTAGAGAACCTGTTCTTGAGGATATAATCCGTGCCTTCTAG
- a CDS encoding transposase, protein MTEPETNVPANYDESWKVAIEQYFEPFVAFFFPEAHREIAWERGYEFLDKEFTQIIRDAEIGTRFVDKLLKVWLRDGEEAWLLLHIEIQSQTDSGFAKRIFTYNYKIFDRYGREVVSLAVLGDSQPNWRPQEYGYGRWGCSMQLRFPVIKLLDYTWETLESSNNPFAVVVMAHRKTQATTQAASERFQWKLRLIKGLYRRGYSRQDIINIFLVLDSMMRLPEPLEVTLRDELRQFEEENQMPYISSIERIGRLEGRLEGQHEKAKNLIQSLLKSRFGVLDEELSSVVEPLTQLPDDEVANLLLTSSREELVTRFGQSTLH, encoded by the coding sequence ATGACGGAACCAGAAACCAACGTTCCTGCAAATTACGACGAATCGTGGAAAGTGGCGATTGAACAGTATTTTGAGCCATTCGTTGCCTTCTTCTTCCCAGAAGCACATCGGGAGATCGCCTGGGAGCGGGGATACGAATTCCTTGACAAAGAGTTTACCCAGATTATCCGGGATGCTGAAATTGGCACGCGCTTCGTTGATAAGCTGCTTAAGGTGTGGCTCAGAGACGGCGAGGAAGCGTGGCTGCTGTTGCATATCGAAATCCAAAGCCAAACGGACAGCGGTTTTGCAAAACGAATCTTTACCTATAACTATAAAATTTTTGACCGCTATGGTCGAGAAGTGGTAAGTCTAGCCGTGCTGGGAGACTCTCAACCCAACTGGCGACCCCAGGAATATGGTTACGGGCGATGGGGCTGCTCTATGCAACTGCGGTTTCCCGTCATCAAATTGTTAGACTATACCTGGGAAACGCTGGAATCGAGCAATAACCCGTTCGCTGTGGTAGTGATGGCGCATCGCAAAACCCAGGCTACGACCCAAGCTGCCTCAGAGCGATTTCAATGGAAACTGCGCCTGATTAAAGGTCTTTACAGACGCGGGTATAGCCGACAAGATATCATCAATATATTCCTGGTGCTGGATAGCATGATGCGCCTGCCGGAACCGTTGGAAGTTACCTTGCGGGACGAACTAAGACAATTTGAGGAGGAAAATCAAATGCCCTACATTAGCAGCATTGAGCGCATTGGACGACTTGAAGGACGACTTGAAGGACAACACGAAAAAGCCAAAAATTTAATTCAGAGCTTGCTCAAGAGCCGATTTGGTGTTCTTGACGAAGAGCTTTCATCTGTCGTTGAGCCACTAACCCAACTGCCGGATGATGAAGTCGCCAACCTTTTGCTCACCTCTTCCCGTGAGGAATTGGTAACACGCTTTGGACAAAGCACGTTGCACTAA
- a CDS encoding Hsp20/alpha crystallin family protein, which translates to MIDAGDNLIFRAQLSGIAPQDIDVHVTRDATSLGGERKVFQNGNNVNPLHSEFRYGKFQRVINLPFPVQNDKVQADYRDGILTLTLPKVEAVCNRVVKINLGELPSSGESKTLDASSTTA; encoded by the coding sequence TTGATTGATGCAGGTGATAATCTGATTTTTAGAGCACAACTTTCCGGTATTGCCCCTCAAGACATAGATGTACACGTAACACGTGACGCTACTTCTCTCGGTGGAGAACGCAAGGTTTTCCAAAATGGAAATAATGTCAACCCTTTGCACTCTGAATTCCGATATGGCAAATTCCAAAGAGTTATTAACTTGCCATTTCCCGTGCAAAATGACAAAGTGCAAGCTGACTATCGCGATGGTATTCTAACTCTTACCTTGCCCAAAGTTGAAGCAGTCTGCAATCGCGTTGTTAAGATTAACCTGGGAGAACTACCTTCTTCTGGTGAAAGCAAAACATTAGACGCTAGCTCAACAACAGCATAA
- a CDS encoding glycosyl hydrolase family 57 — MPITAPSANLPILEELRSGLPNICGWESEISSVVQKDEPVFLNTTNIRLENIASGFACALHMHQPTIPAGVNGELISNLQYMFEHPHEGDNHNAEPFAWCYKRMGDFIPQMIAEGCNPRIMLDYSGNLLWGLRQMGRDDVLNNLKRITCDPQYQPYVEWLGTMWSHAVVPSTPIPDLKLHIQAWQHHFAAIFGYNALARVKGFSPPEMHLPNHPDTLFEYIKALKECGYRWLMVQEHSVERLDGSGLKHDDKYIPNRLVARNSYGETIGITALIKTKGSDTKLVAQMQPYFEAKGRNQQSIGNRTFPSLVTQIADGENGGVMMNEYPRDVFRVYREIRDSGGNDSGTVALNGTEYLELIEAAGANPDDYPACQAVQQHKIWQHVNPDNVTPEAVEKAIALARETDQQFHMDGASWTNHLSWIQGYENVLDPMKKLSVLFHEKYDPLVQQNPSLTQTSEYQKALLYNLLLQTSCFRYWGQGTWTDYARELYRRGEELLQS, encoded by the coding sequence ATGCCAATAACAGCACCATCGGCGAATTTGCCAATTTTGGAAGAATTACGCTCGGGATTACCAAATATTTGTGGTTGGGAGTCGGAAATTAGCTCAGTCGTTCAAAAGGATGAACCTGTATTTTTAAACACTACAAATATCCGATTGGAAAATATCGCATCTGGATTTGCTTGCGCCCTTCACATGCACCAACCTACTATCCCAGCAGGTGTCAATGGCGAACTTATTAGCAATCTCCAGTATATGTTTGAACACCCCCATGAAGGAGATAACCATAACGCAGAACCTTTTGCTTGGTGCTACAAGCGCATGGGAGATTTTATTCCTCAAATGATTGCTGAAGGCTGCAATCCTCGAATTATGCTCGACTACTCGGGTAATTTGTTATGGGGATTGCGACAAATGGGAAGAGATGATGTTCTTAACAATCTCAAGCGTATCACCTGCGATCCTCAATACCAGCCTTACGTGGAGTGGCTCGGAACAATGTGGAGCCATGCCGTTGTTCCTTCTACCCCTATTCCCGATCTTAAACTTCACATTCAAGCGTGGCAACATCACTTTGCAGCTATTTTTGGCTATAATGCCCTAGCGCGAGTGAAAGGTTTCTCTCCTCCAGAAATGCACTTGCCAAATCATCCAGATACGCTGTTTGAGTATATTAAAGCGTTGAAAGAGTGTGGATATCGTTGGTTAATGGTTCAAGAGCATTCCGTAGAGCGTTTGGATGGTTCGGGGCTGAAACATGATGATAAATATATTCCCAATCGTTTGGTTGCTCGTAATTCTTACGGGGAAACGATTGGTATCACTGCATTAATTAAAACCAAAGGTTCGGATACAAAATTAGTGGCGCAGATGCAGCCCTATTTTGAGGCAAAAGGTAGAAATCAGCAGTCAATTGGAAATAGAACGTTTCCCTCTTTAGTGACTCAAATTGCTGATGGGGAAAATGGGGGCGTTATGATGAATGAATATCCCCGTGATGTCTTTAGGGTGTATCGCGAAATTCGCGATTCGGGAGGAAATGACTCAGGAACAGTTGCACTCAATGGAACTGAATATTTAGAGTTGATTGAAGCAGCAGGTGCTAATCCAGACGATTATCCAGCTTGTCAAGCTGTACAGCAACACAAAATTTGGCAGCATGTCAATCCAGATAATGTTACGCCAGAAGCAGTGGAAAAGGCGATCGCACTCGCTCGAGAAACAGACCAACAATTTCATATGGATGGTGCTTCTTGGACGAATCATTTAAGTTGGATTCAAGGTTACGAAAATGTTTTAGATCCCATGAAGAAATTGAGTGTTTTATTTCATGAAAAATACGATCCACTCGTACAGCAAAATCCTTCATTGACACAAACTTCTGAGTATCAAAAAGCATTGCTGTATAACTTATTGTTGCAGACAAGTTGTTTTCGTTACTGGGGACAAGGCACTTGGACTGATTATGCTCGCGAACTTTATCGCCGTGGTGAAGAATTACTCCAATCCTAG
- a CDS encoding type II toxin-antitoxin system VapC family toxin, translating to MAFLVDTNLLLRSVEPSHPMYGDASNAIATLLLQGEQLCIVPQNLIEFWNVYTRPVERNGLGHSAAEAEVEIKRLKAFFPLLLDTEVIYQEWEKLVVAYAVKGINVHDARLVAAILVHGLTHILTFNTEDFTRYSEIITVHPTATIS from the coding sequence GTGGCCTTTCTTGTAGACACAAACCTACTTCTGCGTAGCGTTGAACCATCTCACCCCATGTATGGGGATGCAAGTAATGCCATCGCCACTCTACTATTGCAAGGCGAGCAGCTGTGCATTGTCCCACAAAACTTAATAGAGTTTTGGAATGTTTACACTCGGCCTGTAGAGAGGAACGGCTTGGGACATAGCGCAGCTGAAGCTGAAGTTGAAATTAAACGCTTAAAGGCATTTTTCCCTCTACTACTAGATACCGAAGTAATTTACCAAGAATGGGAAAAGCTTGTAGTAGCTTATGCTGTCAAAGGCATAAATGTGCATGATGCCAGACTTGTTGCGGCGATACTCGTGCATGGCTTAACCCATATACTCACATTTAACACCGAAGACTTTACCCGTTACTCCGAAATTATAACTGTTCATCCCACAGCTACAATATCTTGA